The following is a genomic window from Liolophura sinensis isolate JHLJ2023 chromosome 10, CUHK_Ljap_v2, whole genome shotgun sequence.
atgtaaataaaatttcaaagtttgaaGTAATTTAAACCTGCCATAAAGACCTAAGATAGAGTCTTAGCAGTGCTCGGGAGTTTGGTTTATATGTCTTTTTCATGAAACAGTTGCCTAATATGCTTGAAGTAGCTATAATGCAAGTGGCAGTTTCATAGCTGTGTTGTTCGCATAACAACTACAAAGCATCGTTAAACTTTAAGTTACCTTTATAaaagtttaaacaaaatatattaaacTAGTGAGAAAGTCTGAATTATAAAAAAGTTTTGAGTTAAAACTGGCATTAAAATCTAAAATACACCTTGGGTAAATAGACAATAATGAACCAGAGTCCAAACATCGTGGGGCAGGGTGTTAGCACAAAATTTTAAGTATTTGTAAAGTATGAAAAATAATGTCAACACCAGTCTGccttcatttatacatgtgtatctatctGCACTATATTTGTGAATCgtatgcatatatttgtagTGTTAGCGTAAATATGGTGTATGCCAGGTATTTTTACCTGTAATTGGCCAggttcatttattcatctgcGTCTCGTGAGTCAGTTGGGTTGAATTACAGAGGCCTTCTGTgctctttatacatgtatattctgatcAATTTTAATAGAGCAAAaattatgattattttttttaatcttatttgttggtttgtttgtttgtttgtttgattttcaaCATAAATCTGGAGATCTTAACATGTACTTTATGATATAGGACCAATCATTCTTGGAGTCATTCCTGTGTTTCTGAAGCGAATATTTAATgattatgttaattattttgtttatgaaaTCTGAATGATATtgatgtgtgtatgtttattaTAGCAACAAAATGGGACCAGTTCAATCCAGTTTGCTGTATAAATCTAgtgttataatttttttgtaattatacCTTGTGGGCTGAATTTTTCCTGTAAAATGTAATACGAGATTTAGTATGCACAATGTTTATGATGAtttatgatgtttatttatgATACACTGAAGCTATTttctttaatatattgaaaaatcAGACTGCTATTTACTGTCGGCAACAATGCTGtgcttatctccctttgtgCAATTTGGCTGTAGTACTCAACCCTACTGAGGGGGATATGGTTAGatatgtatatccatgtatatatatatatatatatatatatatatatatatatatatatatatatatatataggcctatacgctgaatgacctaaaatttcacggTTAACTAAGCTGcatattttacctgattctgagagttctgtggGTCTTattagaaagatgttttaaggTTTATTACGCAGGTAAGGTGATTCACTACAGGtgttggaaaaatgtaagtttccgCACAAGTAATATTGTATGGTATTTATTTGTggggggcaaaattttaggccatttacggTAGGTCAGTAGTAATTTTAGTTTGACTAAATAAATAGGATGGTAAAAAATGGGTGATTCTTTATTTTGCCCAACGTGTAAGGATTGCCATACACGAATGTCAGCCATTGTTTAAGGTCCTAGAATCGTTATGACAGCttaactaaaataaaaatagaaccCTTATGTTACtattaattttgaaattctaCATGTCAGAAATGCTCAAGATACTTTCCAGTATAGTTCAATAGTATTTCTGTTTCTAAgagatttgtttctttttttgcgtACATGTTACGTGTTTCCCTTATAGATGTTCATTTGTAAGAAATGAATAAAGCTTGTACAAATCTGGAAGACAGCATTCTGAGCAttttctttgattatgttcaAATAGGGTAAATCCATATCTATTCCCAGGTTATATGGGAATGTTCCCACgtgtttttgttactttttgatTCTTTAAGAGAAATGGAAACTATGGCTTAGTGCAATCCCTCATTCTCGCTGCTTTTTGGGCCTTGGCCACAATAAgcggttatttatttgattggtgttttacgccgtactcaagaatatttcacttatacgacggcggccagcattatggtgggaggaaaccgggcacagcccgggggaaacctacgactaCAATAAGCGGTGGACTCTGCTCGTGTGGTTCTTTCCGCAGACTAAGGTTCggtgaagaccacttgtcatccaccaatatggtatgcatatctggcatgtggaaaagttcgtcagtaacattccaaaggtcggtggtttatgcgtggcactccagtttcctgcGGTTTCCTGCACATATAAAAATGACTTATGATGTGAGTGAAAAACTCGTGGATAACAATCGCTTACATGCACAAATATTATACACACTTTCTGGACGCCttatgacgttaaactccacgcattaattcattcattcatacacaCTTTCTGGCCGTCTTATGACGTTATACTCcacacattcattcatttattcatacacACTTTCTGGCCGTCTTATGACGTGAAACTCCGCGCATTCATTCGTACACACTTTCTCGCCGTCTTATGACGTGAAACTCCGCGCATTCATTCGTACACACTTTCTCGCCGTCTTATGGCGTGAAACTCCACGCATTCATTCGTACACACTTGCTCGCCGTCttatgacgttaaactccaCGCATTCATTCGTACACACTTGCTCGCCGTCttatgacgttaaactccacgcattcattcattcattcatacacaCTTTCTGGGAAGCCACCTGGAGTACCCAACAGATGTAAAGTACATTTGTGCCGGCAGaaattattgccctaaaatagAATTACAACGTTTGGAAAGGTCAACTAATGCCCTTTGactccttatttttttttcaccaggaAATAATGACATTGTCGATTACTTGCTGACATTCTGAGAAATGCTGATGTCTGCGGTAAACCTTGTCAAGATACTTCGGGAAATGCTCATCTTTGTTGGCACACTATTGATAATGGTGAGGGGAAATGCCGAAACTTTGTCCACGCTCTTTTTAAGATGCGCTTATTAGCGACAAACTTTGTCAATATCCTTTGATCAATTGATGTTGCTCATCTCCCTGAACACAAaattcagtgagtgagtgcttggggttaaggTCGCACttaaaaattttcagttatatgacaatgaaggagtccgtataatgcatgtaatgtgcctccttgccgcaggacggatttccatcgctcttttatctagtgctgcttcactaaaacaacttaccgaaggcaattaagctgccccacccgatgcattatactgatacgggtcaaccagtccttgcactatccccttaatgctggaAACGCCAAGCAACGATTGTAGAACGTGTAATCGCAATATGCTATGAATGCCGACGGCTGAAGACAACTTCAAGACAAACCAactaagctgcgctagcgcgctaatcaactgagccacggagcccccccacccccacctcccagcccagacttaagtcataaattacaAGTGCTTCCGTATTTATCGAAAAACTCAAAATTTAAGTCATAAATTACAAGTGCTTCCGTATTTATCGAAAAACTCAAGACTTAAATCATAAATTATAAGTGCTTGCGTATTTATCAAGAAACTCAAGACTTTAGTCATAAATTACAAGTGTTTGCATATTTACCACGAAACTCAAAACTTTAAATTACAAGTGATTCCGTATTTATTAAGAAACCCAAGATTTAAGTCATGAATTAATAGTGCTTAAAAAGGCTGaacctgaaaaaaaatccaattgTGGTTAACACACTCTCTATGGTGAGGAATCAGAGAGtgaattttaaacttcctggagcaaaatattgtattgtattgtagctgtttttgaattttgacttaGGTCTTAAGTAGATTCTTTACTGCAAAACATTGTACCAGCCACAGTTTGACTTCTTtgctgttctgagtttggcttttaagcacttgcaatttttttacttaACTGCTAAGATGCTTgaacacccacccacccaaccccaccccaacccccctATCCAACCCCCCGATCCCAGCTTTGACTACAGGAGAGGAGGCATTCCAGGAAAATCAAACCAAGCTACCCTGCACAGAAAAGGTAACTGGTAATTGCAAAGAGGGCTGCAGGCGAGTTAATTCATGGTAAACGGTCAATAACTGCCCAGTGGTATGGCCAGAGCATGAGACAGGCACTCCACAAGACGAGGGTTCGAGTACCATCCCACCTTTCTCGGACGAACAGAGGTTTACCTTCCGGAATGGGAGAGCGAGGTTTTATAGGAAAACTCGTCGCATCAGGACACACATGCTACAGTCTTTAAAGCATACGTGAAACACttgattttttcttcttaataTGGAGGATAGAATGTGGCCctacatattcatgtacaacAAAGGCTCTCAGCTTTCTTATTTGGGGATAAATCACAGTTTTCCTTAGGCCAAAGGCGTTCAGTGCACAAATTTTTAGCCACTGGTGATGACGTAAACggtgtcaaaacaactttgttggcgGGAAAGCTCTAATTACGCTAATCTGGTCCcgtgttcccagtatgttcatcgatgacgtcatttccgaatattcccgaccactggaggaaaatatgcataaacagAGCGGTTATTAGGGAATAAGAACATAGGCTTCAAAAACGATTTTTTCCCCTCTTATTTTAGGCGTATCTTTTTTCCTCTTCcattaaaaccatactcttcgaTTTATTGTACCTTTTCACGTATCCTTTAAAAATACTCTGGTATGAACAGCTACCATCGGCACGAATACCTATGTATAAGGACTGGCATTTGGCCTCCACATGGGCTAACAGCAAAATCGAGTCAAtgagattttgtttgtttgagaaagcacatgtatatgtacttagtACCGTTCACATTAAAGTACACCAGTGGATCAAATACAAGACGTGTAGACATTTGATAGCATGAAACATTGAAAATACAAGCTTAAGTACggtatactgtatactgtataccaataaaaaatgaagaattccAAAATGAAAAAGATCAGAAATGAAAAGTTTCCACGGCTGGGGAGCATAGTGATCTCAAGAAAATAGTTAATAAAACCAACACCAAAAAAGTAATCATTTACTACGACCACTCTTACGGTACAGCCAGGAATGCGGGCCTACTGATGGCAATAAGTGCGTCAGCATACTACCATTACTCTGATTAACACTAGTTATAATAATAGTTGTACTCCGAACAATAATAATACTGATGGTGTAGAACTAGAGTTCCTTTACTGTCCTGATATACCGACTGTCAGCTCAAGGGCATCAAAAAAccattttacacatttctttATCCCCAAAATAACGGTGGACAAAGTTAGTTCCTAcatttggtttaatttattGCCTTATTTATGGGCTATTAAATTTATCCCTGGTTGTCTAGACACGTGGCTCTATCCGCACGTAATAGTCATCGGGCCACATTACGGCGGAGAATCGGAACGTTCTGGGGTCACATGGCGGCAGAGGTCTCTCGGGATCTCGAGAGAAGTTGAATCTCTGAAGTAAGGtgacaatgaaaacaaacatcCGAGATCTTGCGAACGTTTCTCCGACACAGAACCTACGGCCAATTCCAAACGGGATTAAgctgaaacacaacaaaagaGAATTATGATTTAAGAAATACGGGAATAGTAATAAAATACttacactgtaaataaatacaattttattcaGAGGTGGCCCTGTAACTACAGCTGGTCGTACAACCACAGCTGGTCGTTTAAACACATCTGCTCACGTAACCATAATTTGCCTTGTAACAAAATCTGGCCTTGTAATAACAGCTGGCCTAATAACCAGTGTTGGCCGTGTAATTACAGTTGATCTTGTAATCATAGCTTCTCGTACAACCATAGCTGGCCCTGTAATTGCAGATGGCCTAATAAGCAGTGCTGGCCGCGTAACCAAAACTGATCTTGTAACCAATGTTGACCTTGTAACAATAGCTGATTTTGTGATCACAGCTGGCCGCTTATCACAACTGGTCTTGTAACCACAGTTGGTAGTGTAACCACAACTCGTCGCGGTACGTGCAGATGTAAAATCGTCATTAACACCTTGCAGAAACTCTTTCAAAATTTAATCATTAAAAAGTCTCAAAAAAATAGTCAACAGTCATTATATAACTGGGTACAGAGTTAAATTGGGAAAAAATAAAGTTCATCGACGTAAACAGCCAAAACGATAAAGTTTTTACCGGCAAGAAAAAATTCTTGGAATACATCTATCACTTACTTTTTCCTGTTTGGGTGGTCAGTAGGCAGAAGCTTCATGTTTTCGTCCAGAAACCGCTCAGGTTTGTATTCCCAGGGATCCGGCCAGACCTTCTCGTCGTGATGACAGCCCCACAAGTTTGGCAACACCTAGTAAATGATCACAGTGAGACTATTTTTTTAAGTCTTCTTCTCTTCGAGGAACGCAAGATCTAACAAAGCGTTGTATGGAAAATAcaattgttttataaattttcttctcttcGAAGGGAAAACATATCGAAAATAGTTTTACAAGTTTACTTATCTTCGGTAAAAACGGTCACACCTAACAATCGATCAAAGCGGAAGTAGTGTTACAAGTTTTTATCTCGTCGAAGAAAGGGCAATACCCAACAGACCCTCATATCAAAAGTAGTTTTACTGTTGTTCTTTTCTTCGAAAAAAAGGCAACACTTCACCAACCGTCAGAACAAAAGTAATTTTTCAAATGTTCTTctgttctaaaataatagcaacaCTTAACCAACCGTCTTAGCAAAAGCAGTTTTACAAATTTTCTTCTCTTCGAAAGAAAAAGGAAACACTTAACCAACGGTCATAGCAAAGGGAGTTTGACAATTGTTCTTCTGTTCAAAAATAATGTCAACAATTAACCAATCATCACAGTCATCTTCGAAGAATCCACAAACGAACTTACTTAATGTTTCCCCGGTTCTTCGCAAGAAACACAGGAAAACGTACTAGCTACTATTGGCACATTTCGCACAACATTTCGACATATTTATTGGACTGGGCTTTAACGCCGTATGAATTCAAGACACAATTTTTTACTTCAACGGCCGAGGTAATTTTCCTGGAGGGAGTGGACATAGGGCAATACCCAGAATAAACCTCCCACCTCtgaaaagtatacatatacatcatttCCATGTCTAACACAGGGCCAGCTTTGTGTACGGCGTATTGGGGGCAGGCAAGTCAGCTCTAACATAGTTGTTGTTATACCACATAAGCGGCACAGTTCTTGTTATACCACATAAGCGGCGCAGTTCTTGTTATACTACATAAGCCTCGCAGTTCTTGTTATACCACATAAGCAGCACAATAGTGTGGACATTGGTCGGCATTGGAGTCTGGGACCGAACCAACACATCATGTGCCTGGGACCGAACCAACACATCACGAGTCTGGGACTGAGCCAAGATATCATGAGTCTGGGACTGAACCACAACACCATGAGTCTGGGACTGAACCAACATATTACCTGCCTTAGCCACCTCGGAAATCCCCTTCCCGAGGAAACAACACATCATGTGCCTTAGCCATCTCGGAAATCCCGTTCCCGAGAAACCAACACATCATGTGCATGTGCCTAAGCCTCCTCGGAAATCCCTTCCGAGAAACCAACATATCATGTGCCTTAGCCACCTCGGAATCCCCTTCCCGAGGAACCAACACACCATGTGTCTTAGCCACCTCGGAAATCCCCTTCCCGAGAAACCAACACATCTTGTGTCAGTCAACTCGGAAATCCCCTTCCCGAGAAACCAACACGTCATGTGTCTTATCCACCTCGGAATCCCCTTCCCGAGGAAACAACACACCATGTGCCTAAGCCTCCTCGGAATTCCCCTTCCCGAGGAAACAACACATCATGTGTCAGTCACCTCGGAAATCCCCTCCCTGAGAAACCAACACATCATGTGTCTTAGCAACCTCGGAATTCCCCTTCCCGAGGAACCAACACATCATGTGTCTTATCCACCTCGGAAATCCCCTTCCCGAGGAAACAACACATCATGTGCCTAAGCCTCCTCGGAAATCCCTTCCCGAGGAAACAACACATCATGTGTCTTAGCCACCTCGGAAGTCCCCTTTCCGAGAAACCAACATATCATGTGCCTAAGCCTCCTCGGAAATCCCCTTTCCGAGGAAACAACACATCATGTGTCTCAGCCACCTTGGAAATCCCCTTCCCGAGAAACCAACACATCATGTGCCTAAGCCTCCTCGGAAATCCCCTTCCCGAGAAACCAACACATCATGTGTCTCAGCCACCTCGGAAATCCCCTTCCCGAGAAACCAACATATCATGTGCCTTGGTCATCTCGGAAATCCCCTTCCCGAGGAAACAACACATCATTTGCCTAAGCCTCCTCGGAAATCCCTTCCCGAGAAACCAACACATCATGTGCCTTAGCCACCTCGGAAATCTCCATTCCAAGAAACCAACACATCATGTGCCTTAGCCATCTCGGAAATCCCCTTTCCGAGAAACCAACATATCATGTGCCTTAGCCACCTCGGAATCCCCTTTCCGACGAACCATAACATCATGTGTCAGCCATCTCGGAAATCCCCTTCCCGAGAAACCAACACATCATGTGCCTTACCCATCTTGGAAATCCTCTTCCCGACAAAACAACACATCGTGTGTCTCAGCCACCTCGGAAATCCCCTTCCCGCGGAACCAACACGTCACGTGCCTAACCCTCCTCGGAAATCCCCTTCCAGACGAAACAAACGTTACAAAATGTCttagaaattaaaaataattgcaaaaaaaaatagaataccCCAACTGCGGGGAACCTACACCGATCAGTATCTTGTGCAAAAAAGTAAAGCATATGGCATTATAAACTCACCGGTGTTCTCTTTGGAATGGAGTACCCTTTGAATGTGACGTCTTCAGTGGTCACGTGCGGAACCGCAAGCGGCACGTGAGAAGTGTACCTCAGCAATTCAAAGATGGTGGCCACAGTGTAAGGCATGTTTGCTCGGTCATCAATCTTCACCAGTCGGCCTGGACCAATTACTTCGTCGATCTCCTCTTGGATGCGTTTGGCAACTTCCGGTTTGTAAACCATGATGAGAAAAAATTCGTACAGTGCTCCCCTCGTAGTTGATGAACCTACATAATGAAACGTGTTGATCACAAATGTTATACtttttatacaatatttataatttcataGAACTGAAAGTGCTATTATGCATTTACTTTTGCTAAAACAAATTCATGTTGAGTGTATCACGGTATGCGTTACTGATGTAGAGTAACTCCAAATGctgtgatttgtttatttttcttttctttttcttttacttactttttatttatttgattggtatttaccGCCGTACataagtatttcacttatgcgacggcggccagcactatggtgggagaaaacttggagttcaagtctagcccctgctggcttcctctccggtcgcacgtgggaaggtcagccagcaacctgcggacggtcgtgggtttcccccggggttctgcccggttttctcccaccataatgctgaccgcagtcgtataagtgaaatattcttgaggacggcgtaaaacaccaattaaataaataaatgaataaatttttttatttatttgattggtgcttaacgacgtacccaagaatatttcactaaatgacctcggccagcattatggtgggagaaaaccggtaGACTAAATGctgtgatttgtttatttatttatttatttgattggtgtttaatgagGAGTCAACAAcaatatacgacggcggccagcattaaggtggaaagaaaaaaacttaaataaatacatgcgtATTTACTATTATTCATTAGGGTAGACTTAATATAGAAAAAAGTCCACCGTTGTAATGATGAACTCTTTGAATTTGGATTAACGTGCCAGATTGGTTTTTCTCGGCCAGACAGACCACGTGACTCGAAAATTCCCGTTTACAGCAATGCACTTATATTACAAATCTCGCGTGATAATGCGTGAAAAACAGAGAGTTCTTCCTTTTCCATTAAAAGGTTTACCCAAAATATCCTAGAAGTTTATCCAAAATTGCTTTGTGAGGATTTCCGAAAAACTGTTCTTCTGATTAAAATATAGCAGCAAATTGCACTGCTCATTAATATGAGAACAATTCTTCCACTCTCACTTTTTATGAGACCTTGATAACAATATCGTAAGTAGATGACGGCCATCAAAGTTCCTTTAACATAGTTCCTTGAATACAACTTGTTTCGACCAATATGGCGCAGGTACATATTATTGTTCGCCATCAACCTGCAAAAAGTCGGTGATTTACGCCCAGAACTCCGGCGTGCCGTGCCTATAAAACTGAcggccgtcgtacaagtgaaatatggcCTAAAACAAGAACCAATTATAGTACCAGAAGATACGTAAAAAGTTGTGCTCTGTTACCCGCATCGACCATTTCTAGGACAATGGCCTTGACATCTTCGTCGCTCAGCCACGACTCCCCATTTTGAGCACGCTCCTCCTCCTGTTGGCGCAGCAAGTAGTCAATCATCCCACGGGTCACCTCGGGGTCATAGGTCGCCTTACAGTACACAAGATTGTGAATAAACATTGGCGTATTCTGTTACAAATATGAGCATCAATAGCGCATTCGATcataaatttgagaaaaaaactCAAACATGAGGTACAGCATATGTCGGCTGAAAGACTATTAAACACGTTTAAGGAAAGTAGGTCCAAACACTTTTGTAAAAATCTTTTTGAACCTAGTGTCAATACCATTTGAATCAggcgtcacatcaggtttttgccattTAACACACATACAGACTGCTAGaattcatcattcaaaatgtataCAAGCTGCATAGCGAACTATAACTGTATTTGCCCAGTCGGCCATGAGTGCATAGAGAAATGTAACTGTATCTGACCAGTCGACCATGAGAACATAGAGAACTATGACTGTATTTGCCCAGTCGACCATGAGAGCATAGAGAAATGTAACTGTATCTGACCAGTCGACCGTGAGAACATAGAGAACTATGACTGTATTTGCCCAGTCGACCATGAGAACATAGAGAACTATAACTGTATTTGCCCAGTTGACCATGGGAACATAGAGAAC
Proteins encoded in this region:
- the LOC135476636 gene encoding cytochrome P450 2U1-like isoform X2; amino-acid sequence: MAMAFYVKAGSTMFAEPTPVWSKKRKLIHKILNMYGEGVHEMESVIHDELSHVVQWLESHKGLVNLDHVIYPSLSNILAMLLVGKRYDYDSKVLANIRVFVDAGNLSFSPVNNLLLSKFPFLRYIPIGPGKYTMKTCQAAEQFLKDVYEETKATYDPEVTRGMIDYLLRQQEEERAQNGESWLSDEDVKAIVLEMVDAGSSTTRGALYEFFLIMVYKPEVAKRIQEEIDEVIGPGRLVKIDDRANMPYTVATIFELLRYTSHVPLAVPHVTTEDVTFKGYSIPKRTPVLPNLWGCHHDEKVWPDPWEYKPERFLDENMKLLPTDHPNRKNLIPFGIGRRFCVGETFARSRMFVFIVTLLQRFNFSRDPERPLPPCDPRTFRFSAVMWPDDYYVRIEPRV